The following coding sequences lie in one Arachis hypogaea cultivar Tifrunner chromosome 4, arahy.Tifrunner.gnm2.J5K5, whole genome shotgun sequence genomic window:
- the LOC112794738 gene encoding uncharacterized protein, whose product MPPPPPAPDLPGFYYDPEKNRYFPIKGPIPGSSRSSSSSSKHATHKASQTSSTQEKSRSCCRKLRSRTSKLIQAREIDGHRVIASHNYKCNFTEEFRKIQASQPSVWKYKGTDKIGISALKQVHVRVQTFEGECDSDITLTGSTNGSFSLCEVGRDGGYFDGEVKWTPDCVKNYAKGKTDENNVVPGPVSRPTGGSVVMSSGISCIRSGPECSSHAANGGPIVGHALFTTLGSETSGGSIYSLGLVESLDLGSGILNTWSRLDEVASFKCTIWTAEYDYSRHRAIIGTNMGAALVDLATGRRSWFLRCKSDIFAQQIVNSD is encoded by the exons ATGCCACCGCCGCCACCAGCACCAG ATCTTCCTGGGTTTTACTATGACCCTGAGAAGAATAGGTATTTCCCCATCAAAGGTCCCATACCAGGCTCTTCTcgttcttcatcttcatcttcaaagcATGCTACTCACAAAGCATCCCAAACATCTTCAACTCAG GAAAAGAGTAGGAGTTGTTGCAGGAAGCTTAGAAGCAGAACCTCCAAGTTGATTCAGGCTAGGGAGATAGATGGTCATCGTGTCATTGCTTCCCACAATTACAAGTGTAACTTCACTGAGGAGTTTAGGAAAATACAAGCATCACAGCCTTCG GTATGGAAGTATAAGGGAACAGATAAGATTGGTATTAGTGCTTTGAAACAAGTGCATGTCCGTGTGCAGACATTTGAGGGTGAATGTGATAGTGATATTACATTGACAGGCAGCACCAATGGCTCATTCAG TCTTTGTGAAGTTGGAAGGGATGGGGGATATTTTGATGGTGAGGTTAAGTGGACGCCCGATTGTGTGAAGAATTATGCTAAAGGAAAAACTGATGAGAATAATGTGGTGCCTGGTCCAGTTTCAAGACCTACTGGAGGGTCCGTGGTTATGTCATCTGGTATATCTTGCATAAGATCAGGCCCGGAGTGTTCTTCTCATGCTGCAAATGGCGGTCCTATTGTTGGACATGCATT GTTTACAACTTTGGGTTCAGAGACATCCGGTGGGTCAATTTATTCTCTTGGCCTTGTGGAATCATTAGATCTTGGGTCAGGTATACTGAACACATGGAGCAGACTGGATGAAGTTGCTTCTTTCAAGTGTACCATTTGGACAGCAGAATATGATTATAGTAGACATCGGGCTATAATTG GTACCAACATGGGAGCTGCATTGGTGGATTTGGCAACTGGGAGGAGATCATGGTTTTTACGATGTAAAAGTGATATCTTTGCACAGCAGATTGTTAATTCA GATTAA
- the LOC112796476 gene encoding uncharacterized protein isoform X1, with protein sequence MCESFFFFWLQGNLVLCGLRNGAIVGVDFREKRERVSRTLIEHRIPYASPNKKVRNSSKEWFKLSGDIDPSLTIRMPSSISSLVSLQYDDQYFLASSMDGTMRLYDLRLLQRGSVQSYEGHVNSHSRIQLGFDPDERFVMSGGEDRNLRS encoded by the exons ATGtgtgaatcttttttttttttttggttgcaaGGAAATCTGGTTTTATGTGGACTCAGAAATGGAGCAATTGTCGGTGTAGATTTCCGTGAGAAAAGAGAAAGAGTCTCGCGAACACTTATTGAACATAGGATACCTTATGCATCACCAAATAAGAAAGTTCGAAATTCTAGTAAAGAATGGTTCAAG CTCAGTGGAGATATAGACCCTTCTCTTACCATTAGAATGCCTTCATCTATATCCAG TTTGGTATCACTTCAGTATGATGATCAGTACTTCTTGGCAAGCTCCATGGACGGAACG ATGAGGCTCTATGATCTTCGCCTGCTTCAGAGAGGTTCTGTTCAATCTTATGAAGGGCATGTGAATTCCCATTCGCGTATACAACTCGGTTTTGACCCAGATGAGAGATTTGTTATGTCAG GTGGAGAGGATCGCAACCTACGGTCGTAG
- the LOC112794737 gene encoding uncharacterized protein, which produces MSDRVLLKVYYFGQILLQTSEGVTFVCENPLDLVIPFTISFEELKGVICEKIDSERARRISCILYRNPIQMFGGFVQFQTKYVTDEVSMQDMFSMYIENRRQLSFIELYVEFEQCEADRNILREDYNSDSEEEFESNYEAVGPDGDEVPEIPVVADGEFAIGMEFSSRDAVIKAIKEYTIRRSVDYRVYESEPLTFYAKCVQYGSGCDWLIRVSMISRKYCWVVRRYNGSHTCTRATISQDHSKLDSITIVEAIKPLVEADTALKVKSVIAEVQSKFNYTVSYRKAWLAKQKAVEKIFGGWEASYEALPIWFEAMCQKEPSAVVHFETMPAYQGDDLVTDIRVLHRVFWSYYPCIRAFRHCKPVVQVDGTHLYGKYKSCLLVAVSQDGNNNIVPIAFAIVEGETSDAWHFFLSNLRQHVVTRDGVGLISDRHESINAAVERSNGAWSPPRAFHMFCIRHIESNFLRKFKAPYLQKLVVNIGYSRTVREYEVRYQRLRERGEAYTDWLNRIPREQYVLAFDGGYRWGHMTTNLVECINSVLKGARNLPVTALVKATFYRLNELFTRKRAEAEARINAGHVFSDVVTSKLHANQLASGNIQVDRIPCRHVFACCANQRLDWQVYVHDVYKMDQVRRVYRARFRPLGNPTTWPAYNGPRFIPNPFLRRLGKGRPKMTRFLNEMDTRMLRRPRRCTLCGAEGHSRGRCRQQGGANANREH; this is translated from the exons ATGAGTGACAGAGTGTTATTGAAggtgtattattttggtcagattttgttacaaacatctGAAGGAGTAACATTTGTTTGTGAGAATCCGTTAGATCTGGTGATTCCTTTTacaatctcatttgaagagctAAAGGGTGTGATATGTGAAAAGATTGATTCCGAGAGAGCAAGAAGGATATCATGTATTCTATACAGAAATCCTATACAAATGTTTGGTGGATTCGTCCAGTTTCAAACGAAATATGTAACGGACGAAGTGAGCATGCAAGATATGTTTTCCATGTATATTGAAAATCGGAGACAACTATCGTTCATCGAGTTGTATGTGGAGTTTGAGCAATGTGAGGCCGACCGTAATATTCTACGGGAGGATTACAATAGTGACAGTGAGGAAGAGTTCGAAAGCAACTACGAAGCTGTTGGTCCAGATGGAGATGAGGTTCCAG AAATTCCTGttgtcgcagatggtgaatttgccATTGGGATGGAATTCAGTTCGAGGGACGCTGTTATTAAGGCGATAAAAGAGTATACTATACGAAGAAGCGTAGATTATcgggtgtatgagtctgagccattGACATTTTATGCGAAGTGTGTTCAGTATGGGTCAGGATGTGATTGGCTTATCCGGGTTAGCATGATCAGCCGGAAGTACTGTTGGGTTGTAAGGAGGTATAATGGCAGTCACACATGTACCAGAGCAACAATTTCTCAGGATCATTCTAAGCTGGACTCAATTACAATTGTAGAAGCAATTAAGCCGTTGGTTGAGGCTGACACCGCCTTAAAGGTAAAATCGGTTATAGCAGAGGTGCAATCGAAGTTCAACTACACTGTTAGCTATCGGAAAGCGtggttggctaagcaaaaggCAGTGGAAAAAATATTTGGTGGCTGGGAGGCATCGTACGAAGCGTTgcctatatggtttgaggccatgtgtcagaAGGAGCCGTCAGCTGTGGTtcattttgagactatgcctgcatatcaaggTGATGACCTGGTGACTGATATTCGGGTATTGCATCGTGTCttttggagttattacccttgcattagagctttcagacattgtaAGCCAGTTGTCCAGGTCGATGGGACTCACTTGTACGGAAAGTACAAGAGTTGTCTACTAGTGGCAGTGTCACAGGATGGCAACAACAATATCGTCCCAATTGCGTTTGCAattgtggagggagagacttcAGATGCGTGGCACTTTTTTCTGAGTAACCTTCGTCAGCACGTTGTCACCCGGGATGGTGTGGGGCTCATATCCGACCGTCACGAATCCATAAATGCAGCTGTGGAAAGGAGTAACGGGGCTTGGTCACCTCCGAGAGCCTTTCATatgttttgcatcaggcatatagagtcgAATTTTTTGAGGAAATTCAAGGCGCCGTACTTGCAGAAACTGGTCGTCAACATAG GATATTCGAGAACGGTGCGTGAGTACGAGGTGCGTTACCAACGTTTACGAGAACGGGGCGAGGCATACACTGACTGGTTAAACCGAATCCCCCGGGAACAGTACGTGTTGGCTTTTGATGGTGGATATAGATGGGGTCATATGACGACAAATCTAGTGGAATGCATCAACTCAGTAttgaagggtgcacgcaatctcCCCGTGACTGCCCTTGTGAAGGCAACATTCTACAGACTGAACGAGTTGTTTACCCGAAAAAGAGCGGAAGCGGAAGCCCGGATTAATGCTGGCCATGTGTTTTCCGATGTCGTTACCTCCAAGTTGCATGCAAACCAGCTTGCGTCAGGAAATATTCAG GTGGACCGGATCCCCTGTCGACATGTGTTTGCATGTTGTGCCAACCAGCGACTGGATTGGCAAGTGTATGTTCATGATGTGTATAAGATGGACCAAGTTCGGCGGGTGTACCGAGCAAGGTTTAGGCCACTAGGTAACCCTACTACATGGCCTGCTTACAACGGACCTCGGTTCATCCCGAATCCGTTCTTGAGACGCCTCGGGAAAGGTCGCCCAAAAATGACACGATTCTTGAACGAGATGGACACACGGATGTTACGTCGGCCTAGGCGATGTACGCTTTGTGGGGCTGAGGGGCACAGCCGTGGCAGATGCCGTCAGCAAGGTGGTGCAAATGCCAACAGAGAGCATTAG
- the LOC112794736 gene encoding serine/threonine-protein phosphatase 7 long form homolog, whose product MKDVDRPELHIIHYLNVPEYGVNGFYKLRMLTCDHPLPPDRYNDRVEDHLRVTGFYHASQIGVVQNQKALVNALIERWHPETHTFHLPIGECAVSLEDVALILGLPADGLPVTGMTMSSFSALEAECLHQFGVAPSKRYVKCHIMLLIGTILFGDKSGAGVHWKFLPLLRDFASIGHYSWGSACLAHLYRGLCRASRYNCKEIDGPITLLLAWAWIRLPYLSPIPREPHSFPLANRWRNWERGDRRYRYLNLAHFRKAFDELQEGQFVWVAYAVDRVDPNIIPPEIYMQSVVWSATVPLVSFECIEWHATDRYRRRFGFVQEVPQQVQSLDKAHGEVLTGPKNLNWATRPTHSIWVMHWTNRYHYVLSELPMPSQHPLETYM is encoded by the exons atgaaagatgttGATCGTCCTGAGTTGCATATTATACACTATCTCAATGTGCCTGAATAT GGTGTTAATGGTTTTTAT aaattaagaatgttgACCTGTGACCATCCACTTCCCCCGGATCGGTATAACGATCGGGTGGAAGACCATTTACGAGTTACTGGCTTCTATCATGCATCTCAAATTGGTGTCGTACAAAATCAGAAAGCACTCGTGAATGCTCTAATAGAACGGTGGCACCCTGAAACACATACGTTTCACCTTCCAATTGGTGAGTGTGCCGTAAGTCTTGAAGACGTGGCTCTAATTCTTGGTCTCCCGGCGGATGGTCTTCCAGTTACTGGGATGACAATGAGTAGCTTCTCTGCGCTGGAGGCAGAATGTTTGCATCAATTTGGAGTGGCACCGAGTAAG AGGTACGTGAAGTGCCATATTATGTTGCTGATCGGGACGATCTTGTTTGGGGATAAATCTGGGGCAGGTGTGCACTGGAAGTTTCTACCCTTGCTTCGTGACTTTGCCAGTATTGGACATTATAGTTGGGGTTCGGCATGCCTTGCACACCTCTACAGGGGGTTATGCAGGGCCTCTCGTTATAATTGTAAGGAAATAGATGGTCCAATAACACTTTTGCTTGCTTGGGCGTGGATCCGACTGCCATATCTATCGCCGATCCCGAGAGAGCCCCATAGCTTTCCATTAGCCAACAG GTGGCGTAATTGGGAGCGTGGTGATCGACGATATAGGTATTTGAATCTAGCTCACTTTAGGAAGGCCTTTGATGAACTCCAGGAAGGCCAG TTTGTGTGGGTTGCGTATGCTGTGGATCGCGTGGATCCGAACATAATTCCTCCTGAGATCTATATGCAATCGGTTGTGTGGTCTGCAACTGTTCCGTTGGTGTCATTTGAATGTATCGAGTGGCATGCTACCGACAGGTACAGGAGACGGTTCGGTTTCGTTCAGGAAGTACCTCAGCAGGTGCAAAGTCTTGACAAGGCGCATGGAGAAGTACTGACTGGTCCTAAGAATCTTAACTGGGCCACAAGACCGACTCATTCAATTTGGGTTATGCATTGGACAAACAGGTATCACTACGTTCTTTCTGAGCTTCccatgccttcacagcatccaTTGGAAACTTATATGTAA
- the LOC112796476 gene encoding uncharacterized protein isoform X2: protein MHHQIRKFEILVKNGSSGDIDPSLTIRMPSSISSLVSLQYDDQYFLASSMDGTMRLYDLRLLQRGSVQSYEGHVNSHSRIQLGFDPDERFVMSGGEDRNLRS, encoded by the exons ATGCATCACCAAATAAGAAAGTTCGAAATTCTAGTAAAGAATGGTTCAAG TGGAGATATAGACCCTTCTCTTACCATTAGAATGCCTTCATCTATATCCAG TTTGGTATCACTTCAGTATGATGATCAGTACTTCTTGGCAAGCTCCATGGACGGAACG ATGAGGCTCTATGATCTTCGCCTGCTTCAGAGAGGTTCTGTTCAATCTTATGAAGGGCATGTGAATTCCCATTCGCGTATACAACTCGGTTTTGACCCAGATGAGAGATTTGTTATGTCAG GTGGAGAGGATCGCAACCTACGGTCGTAG
- the LOC112796475 gene encoding uncharacterized protein: MPPPPPAPDLPGFYYDPEKNRYFPIKGPIPGSSRSSSSSSKHATHKASQTSSTQEKSRSCCRKLRSRTSKLIQAREIDGHRVIASHNYKCNFTEEFRKIQASQPSVWKYKGTDKIGISALKQVHVRVQTFEGECDSDVILTGSTNGSFSLCEVGRDGGYFDGEVKWTPDCVKNYAKGKTDENNVVPGPVSRPTGGSVVMSSGISCIRSGPECSSHAANGGPIVGHALFTTLGSETSGGSIYSLGLVESLDLGSGILNTWSRLDEVASFKCTIWTAEYDYSRHRAIIGTNMGAALVDLATGRRSWFLRCKSDIFAQQIVNSGNLVLCGLRNGAIVGVDFREKRERVSRTLIEHRIPYASPNKKVRNSSKEWFKLSGDIDPSLTIRMPSSISSLVSLQYDDQYFLASSMDGTMRLYDLRLLQRGSVQSYEGHVNSHSRIQLGVDPDERFVMSGGEDRNLRSWSIKTGKLLFEEKFCDSVLSSVCYQSCKGFKDEDEKNQHKHESCMSAWLGSHDEGLFYMRWLCV; this comes from the exons ATGCCACCGCCGCCACCAGCACCAG ATCTTCCTGGGTTTTACTATGACCCTGAGAAGAATAGGTATTTCCCCATCAAAGGTCCCATACCAGGCTCTTCTcgttcttcatcttcatcttcaaagcATGCTACTCACAAAGCATCCCAAACATCTTCAACTCAG GAAAAGAGTAGGAGTTGTTGCAGGAAGCTTAGAAGCAGAACCTCCAAGTTGATTCAGGCTAGGGAGATAGATGGTCATCGTGTCATTGCTTCCCACAATTACAAGTGTAACTTCACTGAGGAGTTTAGGAAAATACAAGCATCACAGCCTTCG GTATGGAAGTATAAGGGAACAGATAAGATTGGTATTAGTGCTTTGAAACAGGTGCATGTCCGTGTGCAGACATTTGAGGGTGAATGTGATAGTGATGTTATATTGACAGGCAGCACCAATGGCTCATTCAG TCTTTGTGAAGTTGGAAGGGATGGGGGATATTTTGATGGTGAGGTTAAGTGGACGCCCGATTGTGTGAAGAATTATGCTAAAGGGAAAACTGATGAGAATAATGTGGTGCCTGGTCCAGTTTCAAGACCTACTGGAGGGTCCGTGGTTATGTCATCTGGTATATCTTGCATAAGATCAGGCCCGGAGTGTTCTTCTCATGCTGCAAATGGCGGTCCTATTGTTGGACATGCATT GTTTACAACTTTGGGTTCAGAGACATCCGGTGGGTCAATTTATTCTCTTGGCCTTGTGGAATCATTAGATCTTGGGTCAGGTATACTGAACACATGGAGCAGACTGGATGAAGTTGCTTCTTTCAAGTGTACCATTTGGACAGCAGAATATGATTATAGTAGACATCGGGCTATAATTG GTACCAACATGGGAGCTGCATTGGTGGATTTGGCAACTGGGAGGAGATCATGGTTTTTACGATGTAAAAGTGATATCTTTGCACAGCAGATTGTGAATTCA GGAAATCTGGTTTTATGTGGACTCAGAAATGGAGCAATTGTCGGTGTAGATTTCCGTGAGAAAAGAGAAAGAGTCTCGCGAACACTTATTGAACATAGGATACCTTATGCATCACCAAATAAGAAAGTTCGAAATTCTAGTAAAGAATGGTTCAAG CTCAGTGGAGATATAGACCCTTCTCTTACCATTAGAATGCCTTCATCTATATCCAG TTTGGTATCACTTCAGTATGATGATCAGTACTTCTTGGCAAGCTCCATGGACGGAACG ATGAGGCTCTATGATCTTCGCCTGCTTCAGAGAGGTTCTGTTCAATCTTATGAAGGGCATGTGAATTCCCATTCGCGTATACAACTCGGTGTTGACCCAGATGAGAGATTTGTTATGTCAG GTGGAGAGGATCGCAACCTACGGTCGTGGAGTATCAAAACTGGCAAACTTCTTTTTGAGGAAAAATTCTGTGATTCAGTTCTCTCCAGTGTTTGCTATCAATCATGTAAAG GGTTTAAAGATGAGGATGAAAAGAACCAACACAAGCATGAATCTTGTATGAGTGCATGGCTTGGATCACATGATGAAGGACTATTTTATATGCGCTGGTTATGTGTGTGA